One Longimicrobiales bacterium DNA window includes the following coding sequences:
- a CDS encoding CCA tRNA nucleotidyltransferase, which yields MQLSPPRSVLEIAQKLDHAGHDVWAVGGAVRDALLGTPHVDWDLATSARPHEVRRLFRRTVPIGIEHGTVGVFGADGVLYEVTTFRRDIETSGRHAVVEFAHTIDEDLSRRDFTFNAMAWHPIHDEVRDPYHGLADLKAARLRTVGEPAERFAEDYLRVLRGLRFAGHFVLEPEPSTWAALTAAVPHLTVLSAERVREELLKVLGRTPHASAALLLYERSGALAQLYPELQQLASLTLGDAPSDAWRRTLAAVDAIPQTRPLLRLTALLHAVGMPAAASRDLRGGWRFTGHEVFGARKARELMERLKASNADTERVATLVAKQSDLFPPDSPDAGVRRWLLHVPPALVPDLFRLRIALWRANPVARGDDDLAGRWRHVRRVLAAQPPLATGDLAIDGDDLKTLGLPPGPRYGEILRELLDCVIEDPSLNDRKALLRMVREMDGDA from the coding sequence ATGCAGCTCAGTCCGCCGCGCTCCGTTCTCGAGATCGCGCAGAAACTCGATCACGCCGGCCACGACGTATGGGCCGTGGGCGGCGCCGTTCGCGACGCGCTGCTCGGGACGCCGCATGTTGACTGGGACCTGGCCACGAGCGCACGACCGCACGAGGTGCGCCGGCTCTTCCGTCGCACAGTGCCGATCGGCATCGAGCACGGCACGGTCGGTGTGTTCGGTGCGGACGGCGTGCTGTACGAGGTAACGACGTTCCGGCGCGACATCGAGACGTCCGGACGCCATGCGGTCGTCGAGTTCGCGCACACGATCGACGAGGACCTGTCACGGCGCGACTTCACGTTCAACGCCATGGCATGGCATCCCATCCATGATGAGGTGCGCGACCCGTATCACGGCCTGGCCGACCTGAAGGCGGCCAGGCTGCGCACGGTCGGCGAGCCGGCCGAACGATTTGCCGAGGACTATCTGCGCGTGCTGCGCGGGCTGCGCTTTGCCGGCCATTTCGTGCTGGAGCCGGAGCCGTCCACCTGGGCGGCACTCACGGCCGCAGTGCCGCACCTCACCGTTCTCTCGGCCGAACGCGTGCGCGAGGAGCTGCTGAAAGTGCTCGGCCGGACGCCGCACGCGTCCGCCGCGCTGCTGCTTTACGAGCGATCCGGTGCACTCGCGCAGCTCTACCCGGAGCTGCAGCAGCTCGCATCGCTCACGCTCGGCGATGCTCCGAGTGACGCGTGGCGGCGGACGCTGGCGGCAGTCGATGCCATTCCGCAGACGCGGCCGCTGCTGCGGCTCACGGCGCTCCTCCATGCCGTCGGCATGCCGGCCGCCGCTTCGCGCGACCTGCGCGGCGGCTGGCGCTTCACCGGGCACGAGGTGTTTGGCGCGCGCAAGGCGCGCGAGCTGATGGAACGGCTCAAGGCATCGAACGCGGATACGGAGCGCGTCGCGACACTCGTCGCAAAGCAGTCCGATCTCTTCCCGCCCGATTCGCCGGATGCCGGCGTACGCAGATGGCTACTCCACGTCCCGCCGGCTCTCGTGCCGGACCTGTTCCGGCTGCGTATCGCGCTCTGGCGCGCAAATCCGGTCGCGCGCGGCGATGACGATCTTGCCGGTCGCTGGCGCCATGTGCGCCGCGTGCTCGCGGCCCAGCCGCCGCTGGCCACCGGTGACCTCGCGATCGATGGCGATGATCTCAAGACACTCGGCCTGCCGCCCGGCCCGCGTTACGGCGAGATCCTGCGCGAGCTGCTCGACTGTGTGATCGAGGACCCATCCCTGAACGATCGCAAGGCGCTGCTGCGCATGGTGCGCGAGATGGACGGCGACGCGTGA
- a CDS encoding ZIP family metal transporter, with the protein MTGVLFAALAALGDVGGGLLVIWRSGRDRGLLAALTGFGAGFMLALVILGMLPHAIDVRGGFIAVLLGYLVVHVTQHTLTPHFHFGEETHTDAMVSRGIGVWALVGLLPHSFFDGVAISSGFLESGSLGLLVFTGILLHKVPTGVSLGSIMLASGNTPQKTIGAVLGIAAATVAGALITPFVGTMAAYGLPLAAGVTLYVAASNLIPESQHERSIGVHGGFLAGVLAYIALQMLLPDMPH; encoded by the coding sequence GTGACCGGCGTCCTGTTTGCCGCGCTCGCGGCGCTTGGCGACGTCGGCGGGGGCCTCCTCGTCATCTGGCGCAGCGGTCGTGACCGCGGTCTGCTCGCAGCGCTGACAGGCTTCGGCGCCGGCTTCATGCTGGCGCTCGTCATTCTCGGCATGCTCCCGCACGCGATCGATGTGCGCGGCGGGTTCATTGCCGTTCTCCTCGGCTACCTGGTCGTGCACGTGACGCAGCACACGCTCACGCCTCATTTCCATTTCGGCGAGGAGACACACACGGATGCGATGGTGTCACGCGGAATCGGGGTCTGGGCACTCGTCGGGCTGCTCCCGCACTCGTTTTTCGACGGCGTAGCCATCAGCAGCGGCTTCCTCGAGAGCGGCTCGCTCGGACTGCTGGTATTTACCGGCATCCTGCTGCACAAGGTGCCGACCGGCGTATCGCTCGGGAGCATCATGCTCGCGAGCGGCAACACACCGCAGAAGACGATCGGAGCCGTGCTCGGCATTGCCGCCGCCACGGTTGCGGGCGCGCTCATCACGCCGTTCGTTGGCACGATGGCCGCCTACGGCCTGCCGCTCGCCGCCGGTGTCACACTGTATGTCGCCGCGTCGAACCTCATTCCCGAATCACAGCATGAGCGCAGTATCGGCGTCCATGGCGGGTTCCTAGCCGGTGTCCTCGCCTACATCGCCCTTCAGATGCTCCTGCCCGACATGCCGCACTGA